Proteins co-encoded in one Sparus aurata chromosome 18, fSpaAur1.1, whole genome shotgun sequence genomic window:
- the LOC115568667 gene encoding uncharacterized protein LOC115568667, with translation MIVFCVTLLLLHQGYALVPVTTVQLGESVTFTCVLTLDESRRDIYWYKQSVGDDLKLIVALKNNYKPVFGPEFAESRLDLKVEKNISKLTIFSTTEEDEGMYHCAVIYLNKNFCSGTYLSLKGNTQRTSNYTVVQQPTASNPVRPGDLKTLQCSVLSDSETKTCPGDHSVFWFRVGSDKSHPNILYTDGNRRDECEDRSDTQKSCVHHFSKKVNSSDAGTYYCAVATCGEILFGNGAKLEIEERMSPELIALVMAIIFLVISLIGNIVFICRRTSRSICEQVKGIEGIPSQARHDNSSQPVRDIVEGGDDLNYAALNLTGRKATRGRKKKELKTEESVYSQVRC, from the exons ATGATTGTGTTCTGCGTTACactgcttctccttcatcaaGGAT atGCTCTGgttccagtgaccacagttcaacttGGTGAATCTGTGACCTTCACATGTGTTCTGACTTTAGATGAATCTCGCCGTGATATTTACTGGTACAAGCAGAGTGTCGGAGATGATCTGAAATTAATTGTGGCACTTAAGAACAATTATAAACCTGTGTTCGGACCAGAGTTTGCTGAATCTAGATTGGATCTGAAAGTTGAGAAGAATATTAGTAAATTGACCATTTTTAGCACAACTGAAGAAGACGAGGGAATGTATCACTGTGCAGTCATTTACTTGAATAAGAATTTTTGCAGTGGAACCTATTTGTCATTAAAAG GAAACACTCAGAGGACATCGAACTacactgttgttcagcagccgaCAGCCTCTAATCCAGTCCGTCCAGGAGACTTGAAGACTCTCCAGTGTTCAGTGCTCTCTGACTCTGAGACTAAAACATGTCCAGGAGATCACAGTGTGTTCTGGTTCAGAGTCGGATCAGATAAATCTCATCCAAACATCCTctacactgatggaaacagacGTGATGAATGTGAAGACAGATCTGACACTCAGAAAAGCTGCGTTCATCACTTCTCTAAGAAGGTCAACTCCTCTGATGCTGGAActtactactgtgctgtggccACATGTGGAGAGATACTGTTTGGAAATGGAGCTAAACTGGAAATTG AGGAAAGAATGAGTCCTGAATTAATTGCTCTGGTGATGGCGATAATCTTCTTGgtcatttctctgattggaaatattgttttcatctgtcgcCGAACTTCAAGATCAATATGTGAACAAGTCAAAG GAATAGAAGGCATACCTTCACAAGCAAGACATGACAACTCGAGCCAACCAGTACGTGATATT GTGGAAGGTGGAGATGATCTGAACTATGCTGCGTTGAATTTAACTGGACGGAAAGCAACAAGAGGACGTAAGaagaaagagttgaagactgaAGAAAGTGTGTATTCTCAAGTtagatgctga
- the LOC115568723 gene encoding uncharacterized protein LOC115568723 produces the protein MIVFCVTLLLLHQGYALVPVTTVQLGEPVTFTCVLPSDELGSEPLYWYKQSVGDDLKLIVTFGKNINPVYRPEFSDSRLDLKVEKNISKLTILRTTEEDEGMYHCAVIDWDKNIWSGTYLSSKGNTQRTLNYTVVQQPTASDPVRPGDLKTLQCSVLSYSEIKTCPGDHSVFWFRVGSDKSHPNTLYTDRNRRDECEDRSDTQKSCVYHFSKNISSSDAGTYYCAVATCGEILFGNGAKVEIERRMSPELIALVMAIICLVISLIGNIVFICRRTSRSICEQVKGIEGIPSQARHDNSSQPVRDIVEGGDDLNYAALHLTGRKASRGRKKKELKTEESVYSQVRC, from the exons ATGATCGTGTTCTGCGTTACactgcttctccttcatcaaGGAT atGCTCTGgttccagtgaccacagttcaacttggtgaacctgtgaccttcacATGTGTTCTGCCTTCTGAtgagttgggcagtgaacctcTTTACTGGTACAAGCAGAGTGTCGGAGATGATCTGAAATTAATTGTAACATTTGGGAAAAATATAAACCCTGTGTACAGACCAGAGTTTTCTGACTCTAGACTGGATCTGAAAGTTGAGAAGAATATTAGTAAGCTGACCATTTTgagaacaactgaagaagacgaGGGAATGTATCATTGTGCAGTCATAGACTGGGATAAGAATATTTGGAGTGGAACCTATTTGTCATCAAAAG gaaacactcagaGGACATTGAACTacactgttgttcagcagccgaCAGCCTCTGATCCAGTCCGTCCAGGAGACTTGAAGACTCTCCAGTGTTCAGTCCTCTCTTACTCTGAGATTAAAACATGTCCAGGAGATCACAGTGTGTTCTGGTTCAGAGTCGGATCAGATAAATCTCATCCAAACACCCTCTACACTGATAGAAACAGACGTGATGAATGTGAAGACAGATCTGACACTCAGAAAAGTTGCGTTTATCACTTCTCTAAGAACATCAGCTCCTCTGATGCTGGAActtactactgtgctgtggccACATGTGGAGAGATACTGTTTGGAAATGGAGCTAAAGTGGAAATCG AGCGAAGAATGAGTCCTGAATTAATTGCTCTGGTGATGGCAATAATCTGCTTGgtcatttctctgattggaaatattgttttcatttgtcgcCGAACTTCAAGATCAATATGTGAACAAGTCAAAG GAATAGAAGGCATACCTTCACAAGCAAGACATGACAACTCGAGTCAACCAGTACGTGATATT GTGGAAGGTGGAGATGATCTGAACTATGCTGCGTTGCATTTAACTGGACGGAAAGCTTCAAGAGGACGTAAGaagaaagagttgaagactgaAGAAAGTGTGTATTCTCAAGTTCGATGCTGA
- the LOC115568666 gene encoding uncharacterized protein LOC115568666 yields the protein MIVFCVTLLLLHQGYALVPVTTVQLGEPVTFTCVVPSDEFRRDIHWYKQSVGDDLKLISAIKNNAKPVYGSEFPDSRLELKVEQKICKLTIFSTTKEDEGMYHCAVIYLNKNFWNGTYLSLKGNTQRTSNYSVVQQPTASDPVRPGDLKTLQCSVLSDSETKTYPGDHSVFWFRVGSDKSHPNILYTDGNRRDECEDRSDTQKSCVHHFSKNISSSDAGTYYCAVATCGEILFGNGAKVETGMILNSALEVIFKAC from the exons ATGATCGTGTTCTGCGTTACactgcttctccttcatcaaGGAT atGCTCTGGTTCCAGTGACAACAGTCCAACTTggtgaacctgtgaccttcacATGTGTTGTGCCTTCTGATGAGTTTCGCCGTGATATTCACTGGTACAAGCAGAGTGTCGGAGATGATCTGAAATTAATCTCGGCAATTAAGAATAATGCAAAACCTGTGTACGGATCGGAGTTTCCTGACTCTAGATTGGAACTGAAAGTTGAGCAGAAAATTTGTAAATTGACCATTTTTAGCACAACTAAAGAAGATGAGGGAATGTATCACTGTGCAGTCATTTACTTGAATAAGAATTTTTGGAATGGAACCTATTTGTCATTAAAAG GAAACACTCAGAGGACATCAAACTACAGTGTTGTTCAGCAGCCGACAGCCTCTGATCCAGTCCGTCCAGGAGACTTGAAGACTCTGCAGTGTTcagtcctctctgactctgagaCTAAAACATATCCAGGAGATCACAGTGTGTTCTGGTTCAGAGTCGGATCAGATAAATCTCATCCGAACATCCTctacactgatggaaacagacGTGATGAATGTGAAGACAGATCTGACACTCAGAAAAGCTGCGTTCATCACTTCTCTAAGAACATTAGCTCCTCTGATGCTGGAActtactactgtgctgtggccACATGTGGAGAGATACTGTTTGGAAATGGAGCCAAAGTGGAAACTGGTATGATTTTGAATTCAGCACTGGAAGTCATATTTAAAGCATGTTAA
- the LOC115568735 gene encoding uncharacterized protein LOC115568735, translated as MYHCAVIYLNKNFCSGTYLSLKGNTQRTSNYSVVQQPTASDPVRPGDLKTLQCSVLSDSETKTCPGDHSVFWFRVGSDKSHPNILYTDGNRRDECEDRSDTQKSCVHHFSKKVSSSDAGTYYCAVATCGEILFGNGAKLEIEERMSPELIALVIAIIFLVISLIGNIVFICRRTSRSICEQVKGIEGIPSQARHDNSSQPVRDIVEGGDDLNYAALNLTGRKASRGRKKKELKTEESVYSQVRC; from the exons ATGTATCACTGTGCAGTCATTTACTTGAATAAGAATTTTTGCAGTGGAACCTATTTGTCATTAAAAG GAAACACTCAGAGGACATCGAACTACAGTGTTGTTCAGCAGCCGACAGCCTCTGATCCAGTCCGTCCAGGAGACTTGAAGACTCTCCAGTGTTcagtcctctctgactctgagaCTAAAACATGTCCAGGAGATCACAGTGTGTTCTGGTTCAGAGTCGGATCAGATAAATCTCATCCAAACATCCTctacactgatggaaacagacGTGATGAATGTGAAGACAGATCTGACACTCAGAAAAGCTGCGTTCATCACTTCTCTAAGAAGGTCAGCTCCTCTGATGCTGGAActtactactgtgctgtggccACATGTGGAGAGATACTGTTTGGAAATGGAGCTAAACTGGAAATTG AGGAAAGAATGAGTCCTGAATTAATTGCTCTGGTGATAGCGATAATCTTCTTGgtcatttctctgattggaaatattgttttcatctgtcgcCGAACTTCAAGATCAATATGTGAACAAGTCAAAG GAATAGAAGGCATACCTTCACAAGCAAGACATGACAACTCGAGCCAACCAGTACGTGATATT GTGGAAGGTGGAGATGATCTGAACTATGCTGCGCTGAATTTAACTGGACGGAAAGCTTCAAGAGGACGTAAGaagaaagagttgaagactgaAGAAAGTGTGTATTCTCAAGTtagatgctga
- the LOC115568726 gene encoding immunoglobulin superfamily member 3-like: MIVFCVTLLLLHQGYALVPVTTVQLGEPVTFTCVLPLDELGSERLHWYKQSVGDDLKLIVTFRKHTNPVFGPEFSASRLDLKVEKNISKLTILRTTEEDEGMYHCAVIDWNDTFWNGTYLSLKGNTQRTSNYTVVQQPTASDPVRPGDLKTLQCSVLSDSETKTCPGDHSVFWFRVGSDKSHPNILYTDGNRRDECEDRSDTQKSCVHHFSKNISSSDAGTYYCAVATCGEILFGNGDKLEIERRMSPELIALVMAIICLVISLIGNIVFICRRTSRSICEQVKGIEGIPSQARHENSSQPVRDIVEGGDDLNYAALHLTGRKATRGRKKKELKTEESVYSQVRS; the protein is encoded by the exons ATGATCGTGTTCTGCGTTACactgcttctccttcatcaaGGAT ATGCTCTGgttccagtgaccacagttcaacttggtgaacctgtgaccttcacATGTGTTCTGCCTTTAGACGAGTTGGGCAGTGAACGTCTTCACTGGTACAAGCAGAGTGTCGGAGATGATCTGAAATTAATCGTAACATTTaggaaacacacaaaccctGTGTTCGGACCAGAGTTTTCTGCCTCTAGATTGGATCTGAAAGTTGAGAAGAATATTAGTAAGCTGACCATTTTgagaacaactgaagaagacgaGGGAATGTATCACTGTGCAGTCATAGACTGGAATGACACTTTCTGGAATGGAACCTATTTGTCATTAAAAG gaaacactcagaGGACATCGAACTacactgttgttcagcagccgaCAGCCTCTGATCCAGTCCGTCCAGGAGACTTGAAGACTCTGCAGTGTTcagtcctctctgactctgagaCTAAAACATGTCCAGGAGATCACAGTGTGTTCTGGTTCAGAGTCGGATCAGATAAATCTCATCCAAACATCCTctacactgatggaaacagacGTGATGAATGTGAAGACAGATCTGACACTCAGAAAAGCTGCGTTCATCACTTCTCTAAGAACATCAGCTCCTCTGATGCTGGAActtactactgtgctgtggccACATGTGGAGAGATACTGTTTGGAAATGGAGACAAACTGGAAATCG AGCGAAGAATGAGTCCTGAATTAATTGCTCTGGTGATGGCAATAATCTGCTTGGTCATTTCACTGATtggaaatattgttttcatctgtcgcCGAACTTCAAGATCAATATGTGAACAAGTTAAAG GAATAGAAGGCATACCTTCACAAGCAAGACATGAAAACTCGAGCCAACCAGTACGTGATATT GTGGAAGGTGGAGATGATCTGAACTATGCTGCGTTGCACTTAACTGGACGGAAAGCTACAAGAGGACGTAAGaagaaagagttgaagactgaAGAAAGTGTGTATTCTCAAGTTAGAAGCTGA
- the LOC115568724 gene encoding uncharacterized protein LOC115568724: protein MIVFCVTLLLLHQGYAPVPVTTVQLGEPVTFTCVLPLDELGGKPLYWYKQSFGDDLKLIVTFGKNINPVFGPEFSESRLDLKVEKNNSNLTILRTTEEDEGMYHCAGIDWKKHIWSGTYLALKGNTQRTSNYTVVQQPTASDPVRPGDLKTLQCSVLSDSETKTCSEDHSVFWFRVGSDKSHPNILYTDGNRRDECEDRSDTQKSCVHHFSKNISSSDAGTYYCAVATCGEILFGNGDKVEIERRMSPELIALVMAIICLIISLIGNIVFICRRTSRSICEQVKRIEGKHSQARHDNSSQPVRDIVEGGDDLNYAALHLTGRKASRGRKKKELKTEESVYSQVRC, encoded by the exons ATGATCGTGTTCTGCGTTACactgcttctccttcatcaaGGAT atgCTCCGgttccagtgaccacagttcaacttggtgaacctgtgaccttcacATGTGTTTTGCCTTTAGATGAGTTGGGCGGTAAACCTCTTTACTGGTACAAGCAGAGTTTCGGAGATGATCTGAAATTAATTGTAACATTTGGGAAAAATATAAACCCTGTGTTCGGACCAGAGTTTTCTGAATCTAGATTGGATCTGAAAGTTGAGAAGAATAATAGTAATCTGACCATTTTgagaacaactgaagaagatgaGGGAATGTATCACTGTGCAGGCATAGACTGGAAAAAGCATATTTGGAGTGGAACCTATTTGGCATTGAAAG gaaacactcagaGGACATCGAACTacactgttgttcagcagccgaCAGCCTCTGATCCAGTCCGTCCAGGAGACTTGAAGACTCTGCAGTGTTcagtcctctctgactctgagaCTAAAACATGTTCAGAAGATCACAGTGTGTTCTGGTTCAGAGTCGGATCAGATAAATCTCATCCAAACATCCTctacactgatggaaacagacGTGATGAATGTGAAGACAGATCTGACACTCAGAAAAGCTGCGTTCATCACTTCTCTAAGAACATCAGCTCCTCTGATGCTGGAActtactactgtgctgtggccACATGTGGAGAGATACTGTTTGGAAATGGAGATAAAGTGGAAATCG agCGAAGAATGAGTCCTGAATTAATTGCTCTGGTGATGGCAATAATCTGCTTGATAATTTCTCTGATtggaaatattgttttcatttgtcgcCGAACTTCAAGATCAATATGTGAACAAGTCAAAA GAATAGAAGGCAAACATTCACAAGCAAGACATGACAACTCGAGCCAACCAGTACGTGATATT GTGGAAGGTGGAGATGATCTGAACTATGCTGCGTTGCATTTAACTGGACGGAAAGCTTCAAGAGGACGTAAGaagaaagagttgaagactgaAGAAAGTGTGTATTCTCAAGTtagatgctga
- the LOC115568668 gene encoding uncharacterized protein LOC115568668: MIVFCVTLLLLHQGHALVPVTTVQLGESVTFTCVLTLDESRRDIYWYKQSVGDDLKLIVALKNNYKPVFGPEFAESRLDLKVEKNISKLTIFSTTEEDEGMYHCAVIYLNKNFCSGTYLSLKGNTQRTSNYTVVQQPTASNPVRPGDLKTLQCSVLSDSETKTCPGDHSVFWFRVGSDKSHPNILYTDGNRRDECEDRSDTQKSCVHHFSKKVSSSDAGTYYCAVATCGEILFGNGAKLDIGMILGKNES; this comes from the exons ATGATTGTGTTCTGCGTTACactgcttctccttcatcaaGGAC atGCTCTGgttccagtgaccacagttcaacttGGTGAATCTGTGACCTTCACATGTGTTCTGACTTTAGATGAATCTCGCCGTGATATTTACTGGTACAAGCAGAGTGTCGGAGATGATCTGAAATTAATTGTGGCACTTAAGAACAATTATAAACCTGTGTTCGGACCAGAGTTTGCTGAATCTAGATTGGATCTGAAAGTTGAGAAGAATATTAGTAAATTGACCATTTTTAGCACAACTGAAGAAGACGAGGGAATGTATCACTGTGCAGTCATTTACTTGAATAAGAATTTTTGCAGTGGAACCTATTTGTCATTAAAAG GAAACACTCAGAGGACATCGAACTacactgttgttcagcagccgaCAGCCTCTAATCCAGTCCGTCCAGGAGACTTGAAGACTCTCCAGTGTTcagtcctctctgactctgagaCTAAAACATGTCCAGGAGATCACAGTGTGTTCTGGTTCAGAGTCGGATCAGATAAATCTCATCCAAACATCCTctacactgatggaaacagacGTGATGAATGTGAAGACAGATCTGACACTCAGAAAAGCTGCGTTCATCACTTCTCTAAGAAGGTCAGCTCCTCTGATGCTGGAActtactactgtgctgtggccACATGTGGAGAGATACTGTTTGGAAATGGAGCTAAACTGGACATTGGTATGATTCT AGGAAAGAATGAGTCCTGA